One window from the genome of Epinephelus moara isolate mb chromosome 5, YSFRI_EMoa_1.0, whole genome shotgun sequence encodes:
- the LOC126389829 gene encoding E3 ubiquitin-protein ligase TRIM21-like, whose product MAAANYLPSEDQFLCSICLDVFTDPVSTPCGHNFCKNCITEHWNTDDQCLCPMCKKVFNTRPELQVNTFISEMVTQFRQSAQQKASSSSSQQQVSKPGEVPCDVCTGTKLKALKSCLVCLVSYCETHLEPHLTMSGLKRHQLIDPVENLEDRMCTKHDKPLELFCKTDHTCVCMLCTVLDHKTHDVVPLKEEYEGKKAELEKTEAEIQQMILKRQQKIQEIKHSVELSEEDANREIAEGVQVFTALKESVERGLNELINTIKEKKKTTQKQAEGFIKELEQEISELKKRSTEVKQLSHSEDHLHLVQNVQSLNTNHPTLTKDWTEVSVRPPSYEGTVVRAVSQLEETLSEQMKKLIESELKRVQQYAVDVTLDPDTAYPELILSDDGKQVHHGDVKKNLPDNPERFSYCTCVLAKQSFSSGRFYFEVQVKGKTDWDVGVVRESINRKGDITLSPQNGYWTIWLREGNEYAALTDPSVSLSLKSQPQKVGVFVDYEEGLVSFYDVDAAALIYSFTGCSFTEKLFPYFCPDNNDDGKNSAPLIISPVRVK is encoded by the coding sequence ATGGCTGCTGCAAACTATCTGCCATCTGAAGATCAGTTTCTGTGCTCCATCTGTCTGGATGTGTTCACTGATCCTGTCAGCACACCATGTGGACACAACTTCTGCAAAAACTGCATCACTGAACACTGGAATACTGACGACCAGTGCCTGTGTCCGATGTGTAAAAAGGTTTTCAACACAAGACCTGAGCTGCAGGTCAACACTTTCATCTCTGAGATGGTCACTCAGTTCAGACAGTCAGCTCAACAgaaagccagcagcagcagctcacagcAACAAGTGTCCAAACCAGGAGAAGTTCCCTGTGACGTCTGCACTGGAACCAAACTGAAGGCCCTGAAGTCCTGCCTGGTGTGTCTGGTCTCCTACTGTGAGACTCACCTGGAGCCTCATCTGACAATGTCAGGCCTGAAAAGACATCAGCTGATCGATCCTGTGGAGAACCTGGAAGACAGGATGTGTACGAAGCACGATAAACCTCTGGAGCTGTTCTGTAAGACCGACCACACATGTGTATGCATGCTCTGCACTGTTTTAGACCACAAGACACATGATGTTGTTCCTCTGAAAGAAGAATATGAAGGAAAAAAGGCTGAGCTGGAGAAGACAGAGGCTGAAATTCAGCAGATGATCCTGAAGAGACAACAGAAGATTCAGGAGATCAAACACTCAGTGGAGCTCAGTGAGGAAGATGCAAACAGAGAGATAGCAGAaggtgttcaggtcttcactgcTCTGAAGGAGTCTGTTGAGAGAGGCCTGAATGAGCTCATCAACACCattaaagagaagaagaaaacaacacagaaacaggCTGAAGGCTTCATCAAAGAGCTGGAACAGGAAATCTCTGAGCTGAAGAAGAGAAGCACTGAggtgaagcagctctcacactcTGAAGACCACCTCCATCTTGTCCAGAATGTCCAGTCTCTAAACACCAACCACCCAACACTCACCAAGGACTGGACAGAGGTCAGCGTCCGTCCACCATCATATGAGGGGACTGTGGTGAGAGCTGTGTCTCAGCTGGAGGAGACACTCAGTGAACAGATGAAGAAGCTAATTGAGTCTGAGCTGAAGAGGGTCCAGCAGTATGCAGTGGATGTGACTCTTGATCCTGATACAGCATATCCTGAACTTATACTGTCTGATGATGGGAAACAAGTGCATCATGGTGATGTGAAGAAAAATCTCCCAGACAACCCAGAGAGATTTTCTTATTGTACTTGTGTTTTAGCAAAGCAGAGTTTCTCTTCAGGCAGATTTTACTTTGAGGTTCAAGTTAAAGGAAAGACTGATTGGGATGTAGGAGTGGTCAGAGAGTCAATCAACAGGAAGGGAGACATCACACTGAGCCCTCAGAATGGTTACTGGACCATATGGTTGAGAGAAGGAAATGAATATGCTGCTCTTACTGACCCTTCAGTCAGTCTCTCTCTGAAGTCTCAGCCTCAGAAGGTGGGGGTGTTTGTGGATTATGAGGAGGGTCTGGTCTCCTTTTATGACGTAGATGCTGCAGCTCTTATCTACTCCTTTACTGGCTGCTCCTTCACTGAGAAACTCTTCCCATACTTCTGTcctgataataatgatgatggtaAAAACTCTGCACCTCTGATCATCTCTCCTGTCAGAGTAAAATAA